Proteins found in one Bacillus subtilis subsp. subtilis str. 168 genomic segment:
- the yjdB gene encoding putative exported protein; phage island (Evidence 3: Putative function from multiple computational evidences; PubMedId: 16291680; Product type h: extrachromosomal origin) produces the protein MNFKKTVVSALSISALALSVSGVASAHEINSTPTEVKNISISPTHVIKIQDYNLPLKVGETYSVKNNSATRYWTDNQKVAEVDQNGLVTAKSKGKATITLFKGTAVFGKVYVTVY, from the coding sequence ATGAATTTCAAAAAAACGGTTGTTTCTGCTTTATCGATTTCTGCGTTAGCTCTGTCGGTCAGCGGGGTAGCTTCAGCTCATGAAATAAACTCCACACCTACTGAAGTAAAGAACATTTCTATTTCACCTACACATGTTATCAAGATTCAAGACTATAATTTACCTCTAAAAGTTGGAGAAACCTATTCTGTTAAAAATAATTCAGCTACTCGTTATTGGACTGATAACCAAAAAGTTGCTGAAGTCGATCAAAATGGTTTAGTGACGGCTAAATCAAAAGGGAAAGCCACGATTACTTTGTTTAAAGGTACTGCAGTATTCGGAAAAGTATATGTAACGGTTTATTAA
- the manR gene encoding transcriptional DNA-binding activator (Evidence 1a: Function from experimental evidences in the studied strain; PubMedId: 10438772, 10960106, 23551403; Product type r: regulator) — protein sequence MEYINTRQKEILYLLLSEPDDYLVVQDFADRVQCSEKTIRNDLKVIEDYLNEHSHAQLIRKPGLGVYLHIEEQERTWLSQQLHTEHFSSRQRSDKERMLHIAYDLLMNPKPVSAKDIAARHFVNRSSIKKDLYAVEEWLKRFDLTLVSRQRLGLKVEGNERNKRKALARISDLIHNTAFTSQFIKSKFLHYEVDFVTKEIKSLQKKHSLYFTDETFESLLLHTLLMVRRIKMKQPISLSPKEMAAVKKKKEYQWTFACLQRLEPVFAIRFPEEEAVYLTLHILGGKVRYPLQTEENLENAVLPKVVGHLINRVSELKMMDFHKDQDLINGLNIHLNTVLQRLSYDLSVANPMLNDIKKMYPYLFHLIIDVLEDINQTFDLHIPEEEAAYLTLHFQAAIERMQGSSETHKKAVIVCHMGIGMSQLLRTKIERKYHQIAVMACIAKADLKDYIKKHEDIDLVISTIALENITVPHIVVSPLLEPGEEKKLSAFIRQLGESHRQKQKTFQMLNNTTPFLVFLQQEAEHRYKLIEQLATALFEKGYVDKDYAVHAVMREKMSATNIGSGIAIPHANAKFIKQSAIAIATLKEPLEWGNEKVSLVFMLAVKHEDQTMTKQLFSELSYLSEQPAFVQKLTKETNVMTFLSHLDY from the coding sequence ATGGAATACATAAATACAAGACAAAAAGAGATTTTGTATCTGTTGTTATCTGAACCTGATGACTATTTAGTTGTGCAAGATTTCGCAGATAGGGTACAGTGTTCTGAAAAAACAATCCGGAATGATTTGAAAGTGATCGAGGATTATCTCAATGAGCATTCTCATGCACAGCTTATTCGAAAACCAGGGTTGGGCGTTTATTTACATATAGAAGAACAGGAAAGGACCTGGCTAAGCCAACAATTACATACTGAACATTTTTCTTCTAGGCAGCGGAGCGATAAGGAAAGAATGCTGCACATTGCTTATGACTTATTAATGAATCCGAAGCCTGTTTCCGCAAAAGACATTGCCGCTCGGCATTTTGTCAATCGATCTTCCATTAAAAAGGATTTATACGCAGTAGAAGAGTGGCTGAAGCGTTTTGATCTCACACTGGTTTCTAGGCAGCGGCTTGGATTAAAGGTTGAAGGGAACGAAAGAAATAAAAGAAAGGCATTGGCAAGAATATCTGATTTGATTCACAATACAGCGTTTACCAGCCAATTTATTAAAAGTAAGTTTTTACATTATGAAGTAGACTTTGTGACGAAAGAAATCAAATCACTACAAAAAAAGCATTCCCTCTATTTCACAGACGAAACGTTTGAAAGTTTGTTGCTGCATACATTGTTAATGGTCCGCCGCATCAAAATGAAGCAGCCGATTTCATTGTCCCCAAAAGAAATGGCGGCAGTAAAAAAGAAGAAAGAATATCAATGGACATTTGCTTGTTTACAGCGGCTTGAACCGGTTTTTGCAATTCGCTTCCCTGAAGAAGAAGCCGTGTACTTAACATTACATATATTGGGCGGTAAGGTTCGTTATCCATTGCAGACAGAAGAGAACCTTGAAAATGCTGTGCTTCCTAAGGTTGTAGGGCATTTAATCAATCGTGTTTCAGAGCTGAAAATGATGGATTTTCACAAGGATCAGGATTTGATCAATGGTTTGAACATTCATCTCAATACTGTGCTACAACGGCTGAGCTACGATCTTTCTGTAGCAAATCCTATGCTCAATGACATCAAAAAGATGTACCCTTATTTGTTCCACCTCATCATTGATGTTTTGGAAGACATCAATCAAACTTTTGATCTTCATATTCCTGAGGAAGAGGCAGCATATTTGACATTGCATTTTCAGGCAGCGATCGAACGGATGCAGGGCAGCAGCGAGACACATAAAAAGGCGGTTATCGTCTGCCACATGGGGATTGGGATGTCACAATTGCTGCGGACAAAAATTGAACGGAAATATCACCAAATCGCTGTAATGGCTTGTATTGCAAAGGCCGATTTAAAGGATTATATCAAAAAGCATGAGGATATTGATCTTGTCATATCCACCATTGCGCTGGAGAATATAACGGTTCCCCATATTGTTGTGTCTCCGCTTTTAGAGCCTGGCGAAGAGAAGAAATTAAGTGCGTTTATACGTCAGCTGGGCGAATCACACCGCCAAAAACAAAAAACGTTTCAGATGCTGAACAATACGACTCCTTTTTTGGTTTTTTTGCAGCAGGAGGCGGAGCATCGCTACAAGTTAATCGAACAGCTGGCGACAGCTTTGTTTGAGAAAGGCTATGTTGATAAGGACTATGCGGTTCATGCGGTGATGAGGGAAAAAATGTCGGCTACAAATATTGGGTCAGGCATTGCCATTCCTCATGCAAACGCTAAATTTATTAAACAATCAGCAATCGCGATTGCCACATTAAAGGAGCCGCTTGAATGGGGAAATGAAAAAGTTTCGCTCGTTTTTATGCTGGCTGTCAAACACGAGGATCAAACTATGACAAAGCAGCTGTTTAGCGAGCTTTCATATCTTAGCGAGCAGCCGGCCTTCGTCCAGAAGCTGACGAAAGAAACCAATGTCATGACATTTTTATCTCATTTGGATTATTAA
- the manP gene encoding phosphotransferase system (PTS) mannose-specific enzyme IIBCA component (Evidence 1a: Function from experimental evidences in the studied strain; PubMedId: 10627040, 10960106, 23551403; Product type t: transporter), with the protein MKLLAITSCPNGIAHTYMAAENLQKAADRLGVSIKVETQGGIGVENKLTEEEIREADAIIIAADRSVNKDRFIGKKLLSVGVQDGIRKPEELIQKALNGDIPVYRSATKSESGNHQEKKQNPIYRHLMNGVSFMVPFIVVGGLLIAVALTLGGEKTPKGLVIPDDSFWKTIEQIGSASFSFMIPILAGYIAYSIADKPGLVPGMIGGYIAATGSFYDSASGAGFLGGIIAGFLAGYAALWIKKLKVPKAIQPIMPIIIIPVFASLIVGLAFVFLIGAPVAQIFASLTVWLAGMKGSSSILLALILGAMISFDMGGPVNKVAFLFGSAMIGEGNYEIMGPIAVAICIPPIGLGIATFLGKRKFEASQREMGKAAFTMGLFGITEGAIPFAAQDPLRVIPSIMAGSMTGSVIAMIGNVGDRVAHGGPIVAVLGAVDHVLMFFIAVIAGSLVTALFVNVLKKDITASPVLSETAPTSAPSEAAAANEIKQPIQSQKAEMSEFKKLTDIISPELIEPNLSGETSDDIIDELIQKLSRRGALLSESGFKQAILNREQQGTTAIGMNIAIPHGKSEAVREPSVAFGIKRSGVDWNSLDGSEAKLIFMIAVPKESGGNQHLKILQMLSRKLMDDNYRERLLSVQTTEEAYKLLEEIE; encoded by the coding sequence ATGAAACTGTTAGCGATTACATCTTGTCCGAATGGAATCGCCCATACGTATATGGCAGCAGAAAATCTGCAAAAAGCTGCTGACAGACTGGGCGTTAGCATCAAAGTTGAGACCCAGGGAGGGATTGGTGTTGAAAATAAGCTAACCGAAGAGGAAATTCGCGAAGCGGACGCAATCATTATTGCTGCAGACCGTTCGGTAAACAAAGACCGGTTTATAGGCAAAAAACTGCTGTCTGTGGGGGTACAGGACGGTATCCGCAAACCGGAAGAATTGATTCAAAAAGCTCTTAACGGGGATATACCGGTCTATCGTTCCGCTACAAAATCGGAATCCGGTAATCATCAGGAGAAGAAACAAAATCCAATTTACCGTCATTTAATGAACGGCGTTTCATTTATGGTTCCTTTCATTGTTGTCGGCGGATTATTGATAGCGGTTGCATTAACGCTTGGAGGGGAGAAAACACCTAAAGGCTTAGTTATTCCGGATGATTCCTTCTGGAAAACGATTGAACAGATCGGCAGTGCTTCATTTTCATTTATGATTCCGATTTTAGCCGGCTATATCGCCTATAGCATCGCTGATAAACCGGGGCTTGTGCCAGGTATGATCGGCGGTTATATTGCGGCGACTGGAAGTTTTTATGACAGCGCAAGCGGCGCCGGATTCCTCGGGGGGATTATTGCCGGGTTTTTGGCCGGATACGCGGCACTTTGGATCAAAAAATTAAAAGTTCCAAAAGCCATCCAGCCGATTATGCCGATTATTATTATTCCGGTGTTTGCATCACTGATTGTAGGTTTAGCGTTTGTGTTTTTGATCGGCGCGCCTGTAGCTCAAATTTTCGCCTCTTTAACAGTTTGGCTGGCGGGGATGAAAGGGTCGAGCTCGATCCTTCTGGCATTGATTTTAGGGGCGATGATCTCATTTGATATGGGCGGTCCCGTAAATAAGGTGGCGTTTCTGTTTGGATCGGCAATGATTGGAGAAGGAAATTATGAAATTATGGGACCAATTGCTGTCGCCATTTGTATCCCCCCGATTGGCCTTGGCATTGCGACGTTTTTAGGAAAAAGAAAATTCGAGGCATCTCAAAGAGAAATGGGGAAAGCGGCATTTACGATGGGGCTCTTCGGCATTACTGAAGGAGCGATTCCATTTGCGGCGCAGGACCCTCTGCGCGTTATTCCAAGTATTATGGCAGGCTCAATGACAGGTTCTGTGATAGCCATGATTGGCAATGTGGGAGACAGAGTGGCGCACGGCGGACCTATCGTTGCAGTGCTTGGCGCAGTTGATCATGTCTTGATGTTTTTTATTGCTGTGATTGCAGGATCTCTTGTCACTGCTCTGTTCGTCAATGTACTAAAAAAGGATATTACGGCGTCTCCTGTGCTCAGTGAAACTGCACCGACCTCCGCGCCAAGTGAAGCTGCGGCAGCAAATGAAATAAAGCAGCCAATTCAAAGCCAAAAAGCTGAGATGTCGGAATTTAAAAAACTGACAGACATTATCAGCCCGGAATTAATTGAACCAAATTTATCGGGGGAAACGAGTGATGACATCATAGATGAATTGATTCAGAAATTGTCACGAAGAGGTGCGCTGCTTTCAGAGAGCGGGTTTAAACAAGCCATTTTGAATCGTGAACAACAGGGAACAACGGCGATTGGCATGAATATCGCGATTCCGCACGGAAAGTCTGAGGCGGTCAGGGAGCCGAGTGTTGCCTTTGGGATCAAACGATCAGGCGTTGATTGGAATAGCCTGGATGGATCAGAAGCTAAATTAATCTTTATGATTGCTGTACCGAAAGAGAGCGGGGGAAACCAGCATCTCAAAATACTGCAGATGCTATCTCGAAAGCTAATGGATGACAATTATAGGGAGCGGCTGCTCTCCGTGCAAACAACAGAAGAAGCATACAAGCTGCTAGAAGAAATCGAATAA
- the manA gene encoding mannose-6 phosphate isomerase; cupin family (Evidence 1a: Function from experimental evidences in the studied strain; PubMedId: 10960106, 7934877, 20862359, 23551403; Product type e: enzyme), with product MTTEPLFFKPVFKERIWGGTALADFGYTIPSQRTGECWAFAAHQNGQSVVQNGMYKGFTLSELWEHHRHLFGQLEGDRFPLLTKILDADQDLSVQVHPNDEYANIHENGELGKTECWYIIDCQKDAEIIYGHNATTKEELTTMIERGEWDELLRRVKVKPGDFFYVPSGTVHAIGKGILALETQQNSDTTYRLYDYDRKDAEGKLRELHLKKSIEVIEVPSIPERHTVHHEQIEDLLTTTLIECAYFSVGKWNLSGSASLKQQKPFLLISVIEGEGRMISGEYVYPFKKGDHMLLPYGLGEFKLEGYAECIVSHL from the coding sequence ATGACGACTGAACCGTTATTTTTCAAGCCTGTTTTCAAAGAAAGAATTTGGGGCGGGACCGCTTTAGCTGATTTTGGCTATACCATTCCGTCACAACGAACAGGGGAGTGCTGGGCTTTTGCCGCGCATCAAAATGGTCAAAGCGTTGTTCAAAACGGAATGTATAAGGGGTTCACGCTCAGCGAATTATGGGAACATCACAGACATTTATTCGGACAGCTTGAAGGGGACCGTTTCCCTCTGCTTACAAAAATATTAGATGCTGACCAGGACTTATCTGTTCAGGTGCATCCGAATGATGAATATGCCAACATACATGAAAACGGTGAGCTTGGAAAAACAGAATGCTGGTACATTATTGATTGCCAAAAAGATGCCGAGATTATTTATGGCCACAATGCAACAACAAAGGAAGAACTAACTACCATGATAGAGCGTGGAGAATGGGATGAGCTCTTGCGCCGTGTAAAGGTAAAGCCGGGGGATTTTTTCTATGTGCCAAGCGGTACTGTTCATGCGATTGGAAAAGGAATTCTTGCTTTGGAGACGCAGCAGAACTCAGACACAACCTACAGATTATATGATTATGACCGAAAAGATGCAGAAGGCAAGCTGCGCGAGCTTCATCTGAAAAAGAGCATTGAAGTGATAGAGGTCCCGTCTATTCCAGAACGGCATACAGTTCACCATGAACAAATTGAGGATTTGCTTACAACGACATTGATTGAATGCGCTTACTTTTCGGTGGGGAAATGGAACTTATCAGGATCAGCAAGCTTAAAGCAGCAAAAACCATTCCTTCTTATCAGTGTGATTGAAGGGGAGGGCCGTATGATCTCTGGTGAGTATGTCTATCCTTTCAAAAAAGGAGATCATATGTTGCTGCCTTACGGTCTTGGAGAATTTAAACTCGAAGGATATGCAGAATGTATCGTCTCCCATCTGTAA